One Bacillus sp. FJAT-52991 genomic region harbors:
- a CDS encoding motility associated factor glycosyltransferase family protein, producing MKHIDNQELELEINTAFEVVQSKQNLPIMKVKGYLTNSKYDPKREASKIAEKNFKKHYIHILVGSSGGYIAEQLCEKLSNEDRLIIIEPNEKVFEESQNLGLFKNLQNETKVDFITGVQLEEIEKKLAIICNAYNNRIQLIISPNFEKIYPLFTKKIILLIKEMLMLNVVDKNTWSFFAEGWQENFMENLYFSFSSTPFNYFNKKFTHPVVIASGGPSLSKQLPLLKEYRDKVILLSAGSTINTLLQNELIPDAIVSIDGGIANYKHFEQLHQLDVPLFYAITLHKDILKMYEGSKVFFNNTSHLNISKLTNEVIENDIHDVIGGASVANYCLDIANQMTTGPICLIGQDLAYTDNSTHAAGNKGQKELDPQFIKDRKMFTVIGYGGEEVWTDYPFVSMKKGFEDYINYVHTLDQPSKIYNCTEGGVVIDGMEHILFQQFLSENCHTPISCSIKALLEEINYNRSQEEWNRFYERIHKEKFKNRKVINVSEEAVKILEKMDAENPVFQQSVNKKLSKLDKQLTRLLEDEFLLYLFGEVFKQVNNYFLEKENETEEETHLRIYHKSVVLYKGILDASQKAEKWYENLLSNIKKELATE from the coding sequence ATGAAACACATAGATAACCAAGAACTAGAATTGGAAATAAATACTGCATTTGAAGTTGTTCAATCTAAACAAAATTTGCCGATCATGAAAGTGAAAGGTTATTTAACAAATAGTAAATACGATCCTAAAAGAGAAGCAAGTAAAATAGCTGAAAAAAACTTTAAAAAGCACTATATTCATATTCTAGTAGGCAGTAGCGGTGGTTATATTGCTGAACAATTGTGTGAAAAGTTATCTAATGAAGATCGTTTAATCATTATCGAACCGAACGAAAAGGTTTTTGAAGAGTCGCAAAACCTCGGTTTATTTAAAAATCTTCAAAATGAAACAAAGGTAGATTTCATAACGGGTGTACAGCTTGAGGAAATTGAAAAAAAATTAGCTATAATTTGCAATGCATATAATAATAGAATCCAACTCATCATATCTCCTAATTTCGAAAAAATATATCCCTTATTTACGAAAAAAATAATTTTGTTAATTAAAGAAATGTTAATGTTAAATGTAGTTGATAAAAATACATGGAGCTTTTTTGCAGAAGGTTGGCAAGAGAACTTTATGGAGAACTTATATTTTTCTTTTTCATCCACTCCATTTAATTACTTTAACAAGAAATTTACTCATCCTGTTGTTATCGCTTCGGGGGGGCCATCACTAAGTAAGCAATTGCCTCTTTTAAAAGAATATCGAGATAAGGTTATATTATTATCTGCTGGCTCAACGATTAACACCTTGTTACAAAATGAACTAATTCCAGATGCGATTGTTTCAATTGATGGTGGGATAGCCAATTATAAACACTTTGAACAATTACATCAGTTAGACGTACCTTTATTTTATGCCATTACCTTACATAAAGATATTTTAAAAATGTACGAAGGAAGCAAAGTATTTTTTAATAATACAAGCCATCTGAATATAAGTAAATTAACGAATGAGGTAATAGAAAATGATATTCATGATGTGATAGGTGGAGCATCTGTTGCTAATTATTGTTTAGATATTGCCAATCAAATGACTACCGGCCCTATTTGTTTAATTGGTCAAGACCTTGCGTATACGGATAACAGTACTCATGCGGCTGGTAATAAAGGACAAAAAGAGCTTGATCCACAATTCATTAAAGATAGGAAAATGTTCACTGTTATTGGATACGGTGGAGAAGAAGTTTGGACGGATTATCCGTTTGTTTCAATGAAAAAAGGGTTTGAAGATTATATAAATTATGTTCATACGTTAGATCAACCGTCTAAAATTTATAATTGTACAGAGGGTGGCGTTGTTATCGATGGAATGGAGCATATTTTATTCCAACAGTTTTTAAGTGAAAATTGCCATACACCTATTTCTTGTTCGATCAAAGCATTGTTAGAAGAGATAAATTATAATAGAAGTCAAGAAGAGTGGAACAGGTTTTATGAACGGATACACAAGGAGAAATTTAAGAATAGGAAAGTTATTAATGTTAGTGAAGAAGCAGTGAAGATTTTAGAGAAAATGGATGCTGAAAACCCGGTATTTCAACAGTCAGTAAATAAAAAATTATCTAAGCTTGATAAACAATTAACGAGATTACTAGAAGATGAATTTTTGCTTTATTTATTTGGAGAAGTATTTAAACAAGTAAACAATTATTTTCTTGAAAAAGAAAATGAGACAGAAGAAGAAACTCATCTGAGGATTTATCATAAATCAGTTGTTTTATATAAAGGAATTTTAGACGCTTCGCAAAAAGCGGAAAAGTGGTATGAAAACTTATTAAGTAATATTAAAAAAGAACTGGCAACGGAGTGA
- the hag gene encoding flagellin Hag: protein MRINHNISALNTHRQFTANSANAQKNMEKLSSGQSINRAGDNAAGLSISEKMRGQIRGLEQASRNSQDGISLIQTAEGALNETHEILQRMRELSVQAANDTNVTADRTAISDELTQLQSEVSRIANETEFNTQKLIAASGSYTFQVGANSGQTIKLDINTMTATALGLNTAAIKVDTTTNAQAAVTAINDAITKVSKERSNLGSVQNRLEHTINNLNTGAENLTAAESRIRDVDMAKEMMEFTKNNILSQAAQSMLAQANQQPQGVLQLLR, encoded by the coding sequence ATGAGAATTAACCACAATATCTCGGCGCTTAACACACACCGCCAATTTACAGCGAATTCAGCAAATGCACAAAAGAACATGGAGAAATTATCTTCAGGTCAAAGCATCAACCGTGCAGGCGACAATGCTGCAGGTCTATCAATCTCAGAAAAAATGCGTGGACAAATCCGCGGTCTTGAGCAAGCATCTCGTAACTCTCAAGATGGGATCTCTTTAATCCAAACAGCTGAAGGTGCGCTAAACGAAACACATGAAATCCTTCAACGTATGCGTGAACTATCAGTTCAAGCAGCGAACGATACAAACGTAACAGCTGACCGTACAGCGATTTCTGATGAGTTAACTCAATTACAAAGCGAAGTTTCTCGTATTGCTAATGAGACAGAATTCAATACACAGAAGTTAATTGCAGCATCAGGATCTTATACATTCCAAGTAGGTGCTAATTCAGGTCAAACGATTAAACTTGATATTAACACAATGACAGCAACTGCATTGGGATTAAATACTGCTGCAATCAAAGTAGATACAACTACAAATGCTCAAGCAGCTGTTACTGCTATCAATGACGCTATTACAAAAGTTTCTAAAGAACGTTCAAACCTAGGTTCTGTTCAAAACCGCTTAGAGCATACAATCAATAACTTGAATACAGGTGCAGAGAACTTAACAGCTGCAGAATCACGTATTCGTGACGTTGATATGGCGAAAGAAATGATGGAATTCACAAAGAATAACATCCTTTCTCAAGCAGCGCAATCAATGCTAGCTCAAGCAAACCAACAGCCACAAGGCGTTCTTCAATTATTACGTTAA
- the hag gene encoding flagellin Hag: MRINHNISALNTHRQFTANSANAQKNMEKLSSGQSINRAGDNAAGLSISEKMRGQIRGLEQASRNSQDGISLIQTAEGALNETHEILQRMRELSVQAANDTNVTADRTAISDELTQLQSEVSRIANETEFNTQKLIASKGSYTFQVGANSGQTIKLDINTMTATALGLSAAAIKVDTTTNAQAAVTAINDAITKVSKERSNLGSVQNRLEHTINNLNTGAENLTAAESRIRDVDMAKEMMEFTKNNILSQAAQSMLAQANQQPQGVLQLLR; this comes from the coding sequence ATGAGAATTAACCACAATATCTCGGCGCTTAACACACACCGCCAATTTACAGCGAATTCAGCAAATGCACAAAAGAACATGGAGAAATTATCTTCAGGTCAAAGCATTAACCGTGCAGGCGACAATGCTGCAGGTCTATCAATCTCAGAAAAAATGCGTGGACAAATCCGCGGTCTTGAGCAAGCATCTCGTAACTCTCAAGATGGGATCTCTTTAATCCAAACGGCTGAAGGTGCGCTAAACGAAACACATGAAATCCTTCAACGTATGCGTGAGCTATCAGTTCAAGCAGCGAACGATACAAACGTAACAGCTGACCGTACAGCGATTTCTGATGAGTTAACTCAATTACAAAGCGAAGTTTCTCGTATTGCTAATGAGACAGAATTCAATACACAGAAGTTAATCGCATCAAAAGGGTCTTATACATTCCAAGTAGGTGCTAATTCAGGTCAAACGATTAAACTTGATATTAACACAATGACAGCAACTGCATTGGGATTAAGTGCTGCTGCAATCAAAGTAGATACAACTACAAATGCTCAAGCAGCTGTTACTGCTATCAATGACGCTATTACAAAAGTTTCTAAAGAACGTTCAAACCTAGGTTCTGTTCAAAACCGCTTAGAGCATACAATCAATAACTTGAATACAGGTGCAGAGAACTTAACAGCTGCAGAATCACGTATTCGTGACGTTGATATGGCGAAAGAAATGATGGAATTCACAAAGAATAACATCCTTTCTCAAGCAGCGCAATCAATGCTAGCTCAAGCAAACCAACAGCCACAAGGCGTTCTTCAATTATTACGTTAA
- the csrA gene encoding carbon storage regulator CsrA — translation MLVLTRKTGEAIQIGDDIELTVISIKGDQVKLGINAPKHVDIHRKEVYLSILEENQSAAVEIKNVFNLLAEK, via the coding sequence ATGCTAGTCCTAACAAGAAAAACAGGAGAAGCCATCCAAATAGGCGACGACATTGAACTGACCGTCATCAGCATCAAAGGCGACCAAGTCAAACTTGGCATTAACGCGCCAAAGCATGTCGATATTCATCGGAAAGAAGTGTATCTCTCCATTTTAGAAGAAAACCAGTCGGCAGCAGTTGAGATTAAAAATGTATTTAATTTATTAGCGGAAAAATAA
- the fliW gene encoding flagellar assembly protein FliW, translating to MIIETKYHGQVEIQEEKIWTFTQGIPGFAEEKQFILLALPDNDVFFILQSTNTPNLGFVVTSPFAFFPDYEFQLDEVAIDALRLDQAEEAAIYTILTVQDPFEKTTANLQAPIVVNTKNNKAKQTILNDSRYETRHAIFPVGAKKE from the coding sequence ATGATCATTGAAACAAAATATCACGGACAGGTTGAGATTCAGGAAGAAAAGATATGGACATTTACTCAAGGAATTCCTGGCTTTGCGGAGGAAAAACAATTCATTCTGCTTGCACTCCCTGACAACGACGTATTTTTTATTTTGCAATCAACGAACACACCGAATCTTGGTTTTGTTGTTACCAGTCCATTTGCTTTCTTTCCAGACTATGAGTTTCAATTGGATGAGGTAGCTATCGATGCATTACGGTTAGATCAAGCGGAGGAAGCAGCTATCTATACAATCTTAACGGTTCAAGATCCTTTTGAGAAAACAACAGCTAACTTACAAGCACCGATTGTTGTGAATACGAAAAACAACAAGGCAAAGCAAACCATTTTAAATGATAGCCGCTATGAAACGCGTCATGCCATCTTCCCGGTTGGCGCTAAAAAGGAGTGA
- a CDS encoding DUF6470 family protein, with product MKLPQIRMNSQFAQIELTIQKPVQSIEQPQAQLDIEQPKAEMTIETTPAQLSIDQTAAWEAMDLKHIFRRIEEYAQNGYQDFLAGIARRAQDGDQLMKIEHGGKALEDIAKRNSEKEPKQLHLGWVPPHFSVKNNHKPKTLEIHWEPKKVINNTKAQKPIIDYQPGEVTTDMNQRESLDIDFVNLKFKNMNFEIEI from the coding sequence ATGAAATTGCCACAAATTAGAATGAACAGCCAATTTGCTCAAATTGAGTTAACGATACAAAAGCCTGTTCAATCAATTGAACAACCACAAGCTCAACTAGATATTGAACAACCGAAAGCGGAAATGACAATTGAAACAACACCAGCTCAACTTTCCATTGACCAAACAGCAGCTTGGGAAGCAATGGATTTAAAGCATATCTTTAGACGGATTGAAGAGTATGCTCAAAATGGTTATCAAGATTTCTTAGCAGGTATCGCTAGAAGAGCACAAGACGGTGATCAGCTAATGAAAATTGAACATGGTGGAAAAGCGCTAGAAGATATTGCAAAGCGCAATAGCGAGAAGGAGCCAAAACAACTTCACCTCGGCTGGGTTCCACCGCATTTTAGTGTGAAAAATAACCATAAACCAAAAACGCTTGAGATCCACTGGGAGCCGAAAAAGGTTATTAACAATACAAAAGCACAAAAGCCGATTATTGATTATCAACCAGGTGAAGTAACAACAGATATGAATCAGCGAGAATCATTAGATATTGATTTTGTCAATTTAAAGTTTAAAAATATGAATTTTGAGATAGAAATATAA
- the flgL gene encoding flagellar hook-associated protein FlgL: MRITQSMLSNNMVKNLSSSYEKMGKYQDQLATGKKINRPSDDPVVAMKGIAYRTGLMEVEQYKRNFDEAYNWVENTDSALDKATLALQRIRELTNQASNDTYEETQRVAMKQEIEQLKEHLKDIINTKVGDKYIFNGTDTTNPPIPAGTDTISTNTNPVIIELSKGVEIPVNISPGTAFSPDLLTDIEDLMNKLESPTTSGEDLTGFLGKLDKHIDKITNARAELGARMNRIELMEERVLEQEVTATRMLSDNEDADIERVITDLITQESVHRAALGVGARIIQPSLLDFLR, from the coding sequence ATGAGAATTACACAATCAATGCTTTCAAACAATATGGTGAAAAACTTAAGCTCTAGCTATGAGAAAATGGGGAAATATCAAGATCAACTGGCGACAGGCAAGAAGATTAACCGTCCGTCGGATGATCCAGTTGTGGCGATGAAAGGTATTGCTTACCGAACAGGTTTAATGGAAGTCGAGCAATATAAACGAAATTTCGATGAAGCGTATAATTGGGTAGAAAATACCGATTCTGCTTTAGATAAAGCGACATTAGCGCTTCAACGTATAAGAGAATTGACCAATCAAGCTAGTAATGATACGTATGAAGAAACACAAAGAGTAGCGATGAAGCAAGAAATAGAACAATTAAAAGAGCATTTAAAAGATATTATTAATACAAAAGTTGGCGATAAATATATTTTTAACGGTACGGATACGACTAACCCGCCAATCCCAGCAGGAACGGATACTATTTCAACTAATACAAATCCAGTAATTATTGAATTATCAAAAGGTGTTGAAATTCCAGTGAACATCAGTCCGGGAACAGCCTTTAGCCCTGATCTATTAACGGATATCGAGGATTTAATGAATAAATTAGAATCACCAACAACCTCTGGCGAAGACTTAACCGGCTTTCTTGGTAAATTAGACAAGCATATTGACAAGATAACGAACGCTCGAGCAGAATTAGGAGCACGGATGAACCGTATTGAGTTAATGGAGGAACGTGTGCTAGAACAAGAAGTAACAGCTACTCGGATGTTATCAGACAATGAGGATGCCGATATTGAGCGAGTCATTACCGACTTAATAACTCAAGAAAGTGTTCACCGCGCTGCCCTTGGTGTGGGAGCACGTATTATTCAACCATCTTTACTGGACTTTTTACGCTAA
- the flgK gene encoding flagellar hook-associated protein FlgK: MRSTFHGLETAKRGMFTQQSALYTTGHNISNANTPGYTRQRVNFQTTQPYPGVGMNRSQIPGQMGTGVEAGSVQRVRDGFLDTQFRGQNQTLGYYEAKASALSQMEGILNEFSTDGISKVMGQFWQSLHDLSGNPESGGPRTVVLERGKAVADTFHYVYNSLTTIKKDLGNEIGVSVKEINSLLKQISDVNKQIGEIEPHGYLPNDLYDRRDNLVDQLSKYVNIKVEKVPPKTPPEGNASPIAEGQYNIKLIGKDGSEQGDLVIGDKPSVIGIDPATDLNGDGVLEINDNIQNITLNGAAISVSDFSPGKLKGIIETFGYGADEGAYPEMLKQLDKMAYEFAKAFNEQHEQGVDLNGAKGKPFFDGVTSEKGAAANIGVAIKDPNEIAAGTKPGEKGDGSNALALAKVKEKPLAGLGNTTVDAFYQGMVGRLGVDTQEAKRQASNNAILLQSIEGNRQSISSVSLDEEFTDMIRFQHAYNAAARNITAVDEMLDKIINGMGRVGL, encoded by the coding sequence ATGCGATCTACTTTTCATGGATTAGAAACCGCCAAACGCGGCATGTTTACACAACAAAGTGCTTTATACACAACCGGTCATAACATTTCAAATGCCAACACACCAGGCTACACACGCCAACGAGTCAACTTTCAAACGACTCAACCTTATCCTGGCGTAGGAATGAATCGCTCACAAATTCCTGGACAAATGGGAACAGGAGTGGAGGCAGGATCTGTGCAGCGAGTGAGGGATGGCTTTTTAGATACCCAGTTTCGCGGACAAAATCAGACACTAGGTTATTACGAGGCTAAAGCTTCAGCTTTATCACAAATGGAGGGAATTCTTAATGAATTTTCTACAGATGGAATTTCGAAAGTCATGGGTCAATTTTGGCAATCGTTACATGATTTAAGTGGTAATCCGGAAAGTGGAGGACCCCGTACAGTTGTACTAGAGCGTGGAAAAGCAGTGGCGGATACTTTTCACTATGTTTACAATTCTCTTACTACAATAAAAAAAGATTTAGGAAATGAAATTGGTGTAAGTGTTAAAGAGATTAACTCTTTACTTAAACAAATTAGTGATGTGAACAAGCAAATTGGAGAAATCGAGCCTCATGGTTATTTACCGAATGATTTATACGATCGCCGTGATAATTTAGTTGATCAACTATCTAAGTATGTAAATATTAAAGTCGAGAAAGTACCACCAAAAACACCGCCTGAAGGAAATGCCTCACCAATAGCCGAAGGACAATATAACATTAAATTAATTGGGAAAGATGGTTCTGAACAAGGTGACCTAGTTATTGGAGATAAACCTAGTGTTATCGGAATAGACCCAGCAACAGACCTTAATGGGGATGGTGTATTGGAGATTAATGATAACATTCAAAACATTACTTTAAATGGAGCAGCAATTAGTGTTTCAGATTTCTCGCCAGGTAAATTAAAAGGAATTATTGAAACATTTGGATATGGTGCGGATGAAGGCGCATACCCTGAAATGCTGAAACAGTTAGATAAGATGGCTTATGAGTTTGCGAAAGCATTCAACGAGCAACATGAGCAAGGTGTTGATTTGAATGGAGCAAAAGGGAAGCCGTTTTTCGATGGCGTAACAAGCGAAAAGGGAGCGGCTGCCAATATCGGTGTGGCAATTAAGGATCCTAATGAAATTGCAGCAGGTACGAAACCTGGAGAAAAAGGTGATGGTTCTAATGCATTGGCATTAGCCAAAGTTAAGGAGAAGCCTCTTGCAGGTTTAGGTAATACAACTGTTGACGCATTCTATCAAGGAATGGTTGGAAGACTAGGTGTAGACACACAAGAAGCAAAAAGACAAGCATCTAATAATGCAATATTACTTCAGTCAATCGAAGGAAATCGTCAATCGATTAGTTCCGTGTCTTTGGACGAAGAATTTACGGATATGATTCGCTTTCAGCATGCTTATAATGCGGCAGCGCGAAATATTACGGCTGTGGATGAAATGCTAGATAAAATTATTAATGGGATGGGCCGAGTCGGATTATAA
- a CDS encoding flagellar protein FlgN, which produces MSAPKLIDVLDTMNRLHEMLYTLAEKKTDIIKQNDMNGLDQLLKEEQKYVAAINTMEKERQQLAVELTGKADATLTDCQEVVTEQEKLKLQAMKEQLAAKVTKLKEQNELNQQLIYQSLQFVNMSMSLMRPQPEHATYSHPTQGQTGQPKRSMFDSQA; this is translated from the coding sequence ATGTCTGCACCAAAATTAATCGACGTACTAGACACAATGAACCGCCTGCATGAGATGCTCTATACGCTAGCAGAAAAGAAAACAGACATTATTAAACAAAACGATATGAACGGACTCGATCAATTGCTCAAGGAAGAGCAGAAATATGTCGCTGCTATTAATACAATGGAAAAAGAGCGGCAACAGCTGGCAGTTGAACTGACAGGAAAAGCAGATGCGACGCTTACCGATTGTCAAGAAGTAGTCACCGAACAAGAAAAACTCAAACTTCAAGCTATGAAAGAACAGCTAGCAGCAAAAGTCACAAAGCTCAAAGAACAAAATGAGCTAAACCAGCAGCTGATCTATCAATCCTTGCAGTTTGTCAACATGAGCATGAGTCTCATGAGACCACAACCAGAACATGCAACGTATAGCCATCCGACTCAAGGACAAACCGGACAGCCGAAGCGTTCAATGTTTGACTCACAAGCCTAA
- the flgM gene encoding flagellar biosynthesis anti-sigma factor FlgM: MKIQRTGVSGINPYQKQLNKQEENKKLSGMQADKLEISSAAKEMQEASKVLEARKEKISSLKQQVATGEYQPNPEHIAKGLINFFRKP; this comes from the coding sequence TTGAAAATTCAACGAACAGGCGTATCCGGAATCAACCCATACCAAAAGCAATTGAACAAACAAGAAGAAAATAAGAAGCTTTCCGGGATGCAAGCAGATAAGCTCGAAATTTCGTCCGCAGCGAAGGAAATGCAAGAAGCCTCTAAAGTGTTAGAAGCGCGTAAGGAGAAAATTTCTAGCCTGAAACAGCAAGTGGCTACTGGGGAGTATCAGCCGAATCCGGAACACATCGCCAAAGGACTTATCAATTTTTTCAGAAAACCATGA
- a CDS encoding TIGR03826 family flagellar region protein → MSEIVNCPRCGDLYMSNAFRDVCSKCAKEEEQMYEKVYKFLRQRENRAATIERVVEVTGVDEELIHKWMKKGRLHATHFPNMGYPCDRCGAIISRGKLCAKCTQQIEDDIKQLKREEKFREEKQENERQTTYYAVNKKSFK, encoded by the coding sequence ATGAGTGAAATCGTTAATTGTCCCCGCTGTGGTGACCTATATATGAGCAATGCATTTCGCGATGTATGTTCGAAATGTGCCAAGGAAGAAGAACAAATGTATGAAAAAGTGTATAAATTTTTGCGCCAACGGGAAAATCGTGCCGCAACGATTGAGCGTGTTGTAGAGGTGACAGGAGTAGACGAAGAGCTCATTCATAAATGGATGAAGAAAGGTCGTCTACATGCGACTCATTTTCCGAACATGGGCTATCCATGTGACCGTTGCGGAGCGATCATTAGTAGAGGAAAGCTTTGTGCGAAATGCACACAACAAATTGAAGATGATATAAAACAATTGAAGCGAGAAGAAAAGTTTCGAGAAGAGAAACAAGAGAATGAGCGTCAAACGACTTACTATGCCGTCAATAAAAAAAGTTTTAAATAG
- a CDS encoding ComF family protein gives MSRCLLCHQETMLQLNWRQFLCIEEATELCDKCREMFVRIEGERCQKCSRPLDELEDAYKKDGWCQDCLHWEQDPLFQGVLEKNISIFIYNDAMKEWVARFKYRGDYVLARSFAADIRRVIEKLDYDQATVIPLSDERLRERGFNQAKALATEAGIQVTEMMERVHTEKQSKKSRIERINAKQVFRLNEKNDCQDEKILIFDDIYTTGSTLRQAAKLLREAGAKEVCSFTLIRG, from the coding sequence ATGAGTAGATGCTTATTGTGCCATCAGGAAACGATGTTACAATTGAATTGGCGCCAGTTTTTATGCATAGAGGAAGCGACCGAGCTGTGCGACAAATGCCGGGAAATGTTTGTGCGAATTGAAGGTGAACGCTGTCAAAAATGTTCGCGGCCGCTTGATGAACTCGAGGATGCGTATAAAAAGGATGGATGGTGTCAAGATTGCTTGCACTGGGAACAGGACCCGTTATTTCAAGGAGTACTAGAAAAAAACATCTCTATATTTATCTACAATGACGCAATGAAGGAGTGGGTCGCACGCTTTAAATATCGCGGCGATTATGTGCTCGCTCGTAGCTTTGCAGCGGATATTCGCCGAGTGATAGAAAAGCTAGATTATGATCAAGCGACTGTTATTCCATTAAGTGATGAGCGGCTTCGTGAGAGGGGATTTAACCAAGCAAAGGCATTAGCAACCGAAGCAGGCATCCAAGTAACGGAAATGATGGAGCGGGTGCATACGGAAAAACAGTCAAAGAAATCACGAATAGAGCGCATCAATGCCAAGCAAGTGTTTCGTTTAAATGAAAAAAATGATTGCCAAGATGAAAAAATATTAATTTTTGACGATATATATACTACAGGCTCTACGCTTAGACAGGCAGCCAAACTACTAAGGGAAGCAGGAGCCAAGGAAGTCTGCTCCTTTACACTCATTCGAGGGTAA
- a CDS encoding DEAD/DEAH box helicase, producing the protein MNQELSFFLSGRLLLQEEIPFPLQDQPVQFLQGVFKEKNQYHCARCGNHNDELFASFPCARCGQMCTYCRHCLMMGRVSECSRLVCWTGSAPIKREDGRLNWEGQLSKGQLVASDAVVEAVEENSEWLIWAVCGAGKTEVLFRGIETALQAKKRVCIATPRTDVVLELAPRLQKVFPTVGVAALYGGSPDRHKYSSLVVTTTHQLFRFQEAFDVMIVDEVDAFPYFYDPALQFAVHKSRKPNSALIYLTATPNEQWQLECKLGKRNHTKISARFHRYPLPVPQVRWCGRWQKAFIKGKIPPKVEDWVKSRLASDKQALLFFPHIDLMEQALPIFQQLDPHIQAVHAEDPERKEKVALMREKKLLLLLTTTILERGVTFPNIDVAVIGAEDDIFTESALVQIAGRAGRSADFPDGVVTFFHFGRTKAMLRAIAHIEAMNKEGRERGLIDG; encoded by the coding sequence ATGAATCAAGAGTTGTCTTTCTTCCTCTCCGGGCGATTATTGCTTCAAGAAGAAATCCCCTTTCCCCTTCAGGATCAACCTGTTCAATTTCTCCAAGGTGTGTTCAAAGAAAAAAATCAATATCACTGTGCTAGATGTGGCAATCATAACGATGAACTTTTTGCTTCATTCCCATGTGCCCGCTGTGGTCAAATGTGCACGTATTGCCGTCATTGTTTAATGATGGGGCGAGTGTCGGAGTGTTCTCGGCTTGTGTGCTGGACGGGCTCAGCTCCGATCAAGCGTGAAGATGGTCGATTGAATTGGGAAGGTCAGTTGTCGAAAGGGCAGCTTGTAGCTTCTGATGCAGTCGTCGAGGCGGTGGAAGAAAATAGTGAGTGGCTGATTTGGGCGGTATGCGGCGCTGGAAAAACAGAGGTGTTATTCCGTGGTATTGAAACGGCTCTGCAAGCAAAAAAACGAGTGTGCATCGCCACACCAAGAACGGATGTCGTGCTAGAGTTGGCTCCAAGGCTACAAAAGGTCTTTCCGACTGTTGGTGTCGCTGCTCTTTACGGTGGCAGCCCCGATCGTCATAAATATAGCTCCCTCGTTGTCACGACAACGCATCAGCTTTTCCGTTTTCAAGAAGCATTTGATGTGATGATTGTCGATGAAGTCGATGCCTTCCCTTACTTCTATGATCCCGCGTTACAGTTTGCAGTCCACAAATCCCGCAAGCCAAACTCGGCCCTCATTTATTTAACAGCGACTCCGAACGAACAATGGCAATTAGAATGTAAATTGGGTAAAAGAAATCATACGAAGATCTCTGCACGTTTTCATCGTTATCCGCTACCAGTCCCGCAAGTGCGTTGGTGTGGCCGCTGGCAAAAGGCCTTCATCAAAGGGAAAATCCCACCAAAAGTGGAAGATTGGGTGAAGTCTCGACTTGCCTCAGATAAACAAGCACTCCTCTTTTTCCCTCATATTGACCTAATGGAACAAGCTTTGCCCATTTTTCAACAGTTAGACCCGCATATTCAAGCTGTTCATGCCGAAGATCCCGAAAGAAAAGAAAAAGTCGCTCTTATGCGAGAAAAAAAGCTCCTCTTACTTTTAACGACAACAATTTTGGAACGAGGCGTGACCTTTCCGAATATTGATGTGGCGGTGATCGGGGCGGAGGATGATATTTTCACTGAAAGTGCACTCGTGCAAATCGCTGGTCGGGCCGGGCGAAGTGCTGATTTTCCAGATGGGGTTGTCACATTTTTTCACTTTGGTCGCACGAAAGCGATGCTACGAGCGATCGCTCATATTGAAGCGATGAACAAGGAAGGACGGGAGAGGGGGCTGATTGACGGATGA